In Cicer arietinum cultivar CDC Frontier isolate Library 1 chromosome 7, Cicar.CDCFrontier_v2.0, whole genome shotgun sequence, the genomic window GTGATTAGGATATTGGAAAATAGTAATTTCGCatttggaatattttatttttcttctgtGTTTCTGCTAGTGATGTTATAGAAGCATCTCATTATTAAATTAAGATTATTGTGTTCCACTTGCAAAAAAATGTCCTTATAAGCTTGTAGGTGatcatacaaaattaatttttatgagaGAACTTATAAAAAAGTGAAATACATTAGCTAATATCAAAGTTATACAAGAAGTTATTGTGTAAAAAACTCTTAGGTGTCTGTTGGGAAGTGTATCTATACTAATTTTATGACAAAAGTTGTGTTATTGGGCCTTGTATATGTTTGGTTTAGATTGATTTGTAAATTGAGAGCTTAGCAATTGAGTTTACAATTCTTCACTTGCAATGAGGTTCTGTAAGCTTATGGTGTTTACACTGTTATAaagagtttaaatttaaataagatagtttcttaaaaaaaattagaggcaATAATGCAAAGgctagtttttttttatcttatatgaGAAGTGTTTGttaataaaacttcaaaaaaattttaatatttattttccataAGCGCGCTTGTTGAGAATATCGTCTTGATTGAGTCcgtttgtttttaaatttttttaaaattttgaacgAAACATAAGAAAAGATTCTTGCTTCAGATTTCTTTTTGTAATTATGTACTTACAAAGCAAAAGGAAGGCTGTATGCTGTGATGTCATGTGTAAACCAGTATTCCTCAGTATTCCATATTTGTGTTTTCCTTTTCACTGTTCAGTGAAAAAATTGGCTGGATTTTCCTTATGTTTTACATTGTCGCTCCTGCTTGTGATGCAGAAAGATAATACAGAGGGTTCGTCAGTTGATCTAGAAGAAATGTGCCGCAAATTTCTTGAAACATGGTAAGACCAACAATCTTAGCTTTAAATTAAACTTTCAAGATTATGGAGAGAAAGTTGATTATGAACTACAGAAGGCACTGCTGATTCCTGTAAACTGTACACTGACCAGTTATATTTTACTTGTGCAAAACTGTTCCTAGTTTTCTGTGTAAAGGACACTGTATAACTGGCCATTGTCTGATGAAACTGAGGAACCATGTACCAACAATAGTAATTACTGATTAGAAAGGCTGGGCCAATCACACTTGCTAATAGCACATTTTAGCAGTGAAGAGAAACATCTGGCCGCTATAACATTTTTGTATTGTTGCGGATTTCAATAGCGGTGGTTGCTTCACAAATTGCCTATTGAGGCTGGCACAAAATTCACTATGTTTTTCCACCATGGCTGCTATTTTATGACATTGTTTATTACAAATCATTTATCCTATATTTGTAATCTTCAGAAAAGGAGTTATCCTGCCCACACACAATCACACTATGGCATTTGTGGGGTTGTCTGTTCTGCGCCAGAATCTGAGATTTAGTACTTTAGGATGAAAAATTAAGAATTGCAATCTCACTTTTTAATTGCTGCTGCTTGCTGCCCTAGTTAGTCTTTTGTTCGTACAATGTTTTGGGTCTTTAGGTGTTATTTTCGTCTCGCTTATATGTTAATTCAGgtttttcttgtttttcatCTCTTTTCAACAGTAACGATGCTAAGTCAACTATCAATGGCCAAAAGGAGCAAGGTATACTTTTAAATCCTTACAAACCTACTAGCATATCTGTTGTTTATAACAATGAgttcttctttctttctcaGAGTCAGAACTTGTTATCATATCTCATTTTGTCTCTTCTTGAGTCCTGACAATTAAATTTATGCTGTGGCTCTTCAATTACCTTAAAGTTGCAGGCGTGCACTCCAAAAATGAAGAGGAAAAACCcaaggaaaaaaagaaaaagaaaagcaaaTTAGTTTCTGAAGCTGCTGATAACATGGAAGATAACCAATTGGAGTCACTGCCTATGGTTCCAGAAAATAAAGTTAAGGATGATTTATCTACTGATGCCAAAGTTGAAAATGGTGCTGAAACAGAGAAGCAGTCCAAACGTAAAACGAAAAAGAAAGGTAAGTCAAATATTGAAGGGGATTCAGTAGATCAGATTACAGTTGTAGAAAATAATGTTAAGGATGAATTATCCATAGATGCCAAAGTCGAAAATGGAGCGGAGACAGAGAAGAGGTCCAaacacaaaatgaaaaagaaagataagtCAAAAAGTGAAGGCGATGCAAAAGAGCAGATTGAAGATACCGATGCAATTGTTTCAGAAAAGGAGAATTTTGAGGCATCAAACGAAGAGGCAACACCTGAGGCGAAGAAAGAttctaagaaaagaaaaaggccAATTTCTAAAGAAAATGGTGAACAAGATACCGAAATCAAGGCAGATGAAGAAACCAAGCgtaggaaaatagaaaatttgaATGGAGAAACAGATGTGCACCCTGGGAATGGGGCAGCTAAATCTTCTGTGCAAAGTTCT contains:
- the LOC101511915 gene encoding uncharacterized protein isoform X1, giving the protein MPANPSGIKGISTLFSFTPRQVLLNTPTMKHGADNGTIISEQKVKFLLHQSIALYLEHSGFSKTLKKFISEAKIEKDNTEGSSVDLEEMCRKFLETCNDAKSTINGQKEQVAGVHSKNEEEKPKEKKKKKSKLVSEAADNMEDNQLESLPMVPENKVKDDLSTDAKVENGAETEKQSKRKTKKKGKSNIEGDSVDQITVVENNVKDELSIDAKVENGAETEKRSKHKMKKKDKSKSEGDAKEQIEDTDAIVSEKENFEASNEEATPEAKKDSKKRKRPISKENGEQDTEIKADEETKRRKIENLNGETDVHPGNGAAKSSVQSSQKKKHKESVEPKPANTPFQRVQVDKIDFVDERLQDNSYWAKDGAESGYGAKAQEILGQVRGRDFRHEKTKKKRGTYRGGFIDLQSHSVKFNVSDEE
- the LOC101511915 gene encoding uncharacterized protein isoform X2, with product MPANPSGIKGISTLFSFTPRQVLLNTPTMKHGADNGTIISEQKVKFLLHQSIALYLEHSGFSKTLKKFISEAKIEKDNTEGSSVDLEEMCRKFLETCNDAKSTINGQKEQGVHSKNEEEKPKEKKKKKSKLVSEAADNMEDNQLESLPMVPENKVKDDLSTDAKVENGAETEKQSKRKTKKKGKSNIEGDSVDQITVVENNVKDELSIDAKVENGAETEKRSKHKMKKKDKSKSEGDAKEQIEDTDAIVSEKENFEASNEEATPEAKKDSKKRKRPISKENGEQDTEIKADEETKRRKIENLNGETDVHPGNGAAKSSVQSSQKKKHKESVEPKPANTPFQRVQVDKIDFVDERLQDNSYWAKDGAESGYGAKAQEILGQVRGRDFRHEKTKKKRGTYRGGFIDLQSHSVKFNVSDEE
- the LOC101511915 gene encoding uncharacterized protein isoform X3, which encodes MPANPSGIKGISTLFSFTPRQVLLNTPTMKHGADNGTIISEQKVKFLLHQSIALYLEHSGFSKTLKKFISEAKIEKDNTEGSSVDLEEMCRKFLETCNDAKSTINGQKEQVAGVHSKNEEEKPKEKKKKKSKLVSEAADNMEDNQLESLPMVPENKVKDDLSTDAKVENGAETEKQSKRKTKKKDAKVENGAETEKRSKHKMKKKDKSKSEGDAKEQIEDTDAIVSEKENFEASNEEATPEAKKDSKKRKRPISKENGEQDTEIKADEETKRRKIENLNGETDVHPGNGAAKSSVQSSQKKKHKESVEPKPANTPFQRVQVDKIDFVDERLQDNSYWAKDGAESGYGAKAQEILGQVRGRDFRHEKTKKKRGTYRGGFIDLQSHSVKFNVSDEE